From one Caldithrix abyssi DSM 13497 genomic stretch:
- the priA gene encoding primosomal protein N', which yields MKDIFVEVVFNLPINQTFSYRVPQELSRVQPGMRVLVPFGNQFLTGVVVMKRDRPGFPNPKDVVDVLDELPLITEKMMQLTRWVSEYYLSSWGQALFLALPRGIEEAVKEKVFLLKDLPDDTLTQRQRELFLVIAENPGNTKAYYRKKFGYSSFYNLLNILKKKGFVYFEQEYIEAQARELFRQFVHINEDYPQLKEKFPDFLKYLKRRPEIDAYMSERLGQDILKSKFLEETRMSPPTLAKMCRYGLCQQITKKVERRIHFEDVEEPKIVKLTDEQTAAIKAVEPNIEKEAFATFLIHGVTGSGKTQVYIEVLKKVLARGKTAIILIPEIALTPQTVRRFKKVVGDEIAIFHSKMSLGERLDYWHACYEGRIQCVVGPRSALFAPLDNLGLIVVDEEHEHTYKQTEINPHYNARDVAIYWARMNNAVVLLGSATPSLESYYNALNKKYALIEMKKRIDDVQMPAVEIIDMRRAKKVGQGELRLFSQLLIDKINERLSKKEQVILLQNRRGFSAFEQCSECGFIPICPNCDISLTYHAHGEKLQCHLCGYTIPAYQFCPNCGGRQIVYKGTGTQRIEKALLEVIPHARVLRMDRDTTRGKRSHETILQAFAEGRADILLGTQMIAKGLDFGRVTLVGVISADVGLSIPDFRAPERIFQLLTQVAGRAGRRQKVGEVMVQTYSYSHYAIQFARTHDYAGFFKEELNHRKNFRYPPFVRLIQILVLHKDFMETVNKTREIAHKLKAPLAKYAQVLGPAPGIIQRMNNLHRWVVTLKLNPQTDPTGKITKSILLQKLGSALEKKKKNQQILVDVDPITLN from the coding sequence ATGAAAGATATCTTTGTCGAAGTGGTTTTCAACCTGCCGATTAACCAGACCTTTAGCTATCGCGTGCCCCAGGAGTTAAGTAGGGTGCAGCCTGGCATGCGCGTGCTGGTTCCCTTTGGCAATCAGTTTTTAACCGGCGTGGTGGTAATGAAGCGCGATCGTCCTGGTTTTCCCAATCCCAAGGATGTGGTGGATGTTTTAGACGAACTGCCCCTGATCACCGAAAAAATGATGCAATTAACGCGCTGGGTCTCCGAATATTATTTAAGCAGCTGGGGGCAGGCCCTGTTTTTAGCTCTGCCTCGCGGCATAGAAGAGGCGGTTAAAGAAAAGGTTTTTTTGTTAAAAGATTTGCCGGACGACACCTTAACGCAGCGTCAGAGGGAGCTTTTTTTAGTCATCGCCGAAAATCCGGGAAACACCAAGGCCTATTATCGTAAAAAATTCGGTTATTCTTCATTTTACAACTTGTTGAATATTCTTAAAAAAAAGGGATTTGTCTATTTTGAACAGGAGTACATCGAAGCGCAGGCCAGAGAGCTTTTTCGTCAGTTTGTGCATATTAATGAAGACTATCCCCAATTAAAAGAGAAGTTTCCGGATTTTCTGAAATATCTCAAGCGGCGCCCTGAAATCGATGCCTACATGTCGGAGCGCCTGGGGCAGGACATTCTGAAATCTAAATTTTTAGAGGAAACGCGGATGTCCCCACCCACCCTGGCCAAAATGTGCCGTTACGGTCTGTGTCAGCAGATCACCAAAAAAGTGGAGCGGCGCATTCATTTCGAAGATGTGGAAGAGCCGAAAATCGTTAAATTAACCGATGAGCAGACTGCCGCCATTAAAGCCGTTGAACCGAATATTGAGAAGGAAGCGTTTGCCACCTTTTTAATCCATGGCGTAACCGGCAGCGGTAAAACCCAGGTTTACATCGAAGTGCTGAAAAAAGTTCTGGCCAGGGGCAAAACGGCCATCATTCTCATTCCGGAAATCGCTTTAACTCCGCAAACGGTGCGGCGCTTTAAAAAAGTGGTCGGCGACGAAATCGCGATCTTTCACAGTAAAATGTCGTTGGGCGAACGTCTGGACTACTGGCACGCCTGCTACGAGGGACGCATCCAATGCGTGGTGGGGCCGCGCTCGGCTCTTTTTGCTCCGCTGGATAATCTTGGACTGATTGTGGTGGATGAAGAACATGAGCACACTTACAAACAAACGGAGATCAATCCTCATTACAATGCGCGGGATGTGGCCATTTACTGGGCCAGGATGAACAACGCCGTAGTGCTTTTGGGTTCGGCCACGCCCAGCCTGGAAAGTTACTACAACGCGTTAAACAAAAAATACGCGCTTATCGAAATGAAAAAGCGCATCGACGACGTGCAAATGCCGGCGGTGGAAATCATCGACATGCGCCGGGCCAAAAAGGTTGGGCAGGGCGAGCTGCGTCTTTTTTCTCAACTGTTAATCGACAAAATAAATGAGCGCTTATCGAAGAAGGAACAGGTTATCCTCCTGCAAAATCGGCGTGGATTTTCTGCATTTGAGCAGTGCAGCGAGTGCGGATTTATCCCCATTTGCCCCAATTGCGATATTAGCCTCACCTACCATGCGCATGGCGAAAAACTGCAGTGCCATTTGTGCGGCTACACCATTCCGGCCTATCAGTTTTGTCCCAATTGCGGCGGCAGGCAAATTGTTTACAAGGGCACGGGAACGCAACGCATCGAAAAGGCGCTGCTGGAAGTCATCCCTCATGCGCGTGTTCTGCGCATGGATCGCGACACCACGCGCGGTAAGCGTTCGCACGAAACCATTTTGCAGGCCTTTGCCGAGGGCAGAGCCGATATTTTGCTCGGAACGCAGATGATCGCCAAGGGGCTGGACTTTGGCAGAGTAACCCTGGTGGGCGTCATCTCTGCCGATGTGGGACTCTCCATTCCGGATTTTCGCGCGCCAGAACGTATTTTTCAGCTTTTAACTCAGGTGGCTGGCAGAGCGGGCCGGAGGCAAAAAGTCGGAGAGGTGATGGTGCAAACCTACTCCTATTCGCATTACGCCATTCAGTTCGCCCGCACGCATGATTATGCCGGATTCTTTAAAGAAGAATTGAATCACCGTAAAAATTTTCGCTACCCGCCTTTTGTGCGTTTGATCCAAATCCTTGTGCTCCATAAAGATTTTATGGAAACGGTGAATAAAACCAGAGAGATTGCCCACAAACTAAAGGCCCCGCTGGCTAAATACGCCCAGGTGTTGGGCCCGGCGCCGGGTATCATTCAACGCATGAACAACCTGCATCGCTGGGTGGTTACCTTAAAGCTGAACCCCCAAACCGACCCCACGGGAAAAATTACCAAAAGCATTCTATTGCAAAAACTGGGGTCGGCCCTTGAAAAAAAGAAGAAAAATCAACAAATACTTGTGGATGTGGATCCGATCACTTTGAATTGA